Genomic window (Neomonachus schauinslandi chromosome Y, ASM220157v2, whole genome shotgun sequence):
NNNNNNNNNNNNNNNNNNNNNNNNNNNNNNNNNNNNNNNNNNNNNNNNNNNNNNNNNNNNNNNNNNNNNNNNNNNNNNNNNNNNNNNNNNNNNNNNNNNNNNNNNNNNNNNNNNNNNNNNNNNNNNNNNNNNNNNNNNNNNNNNNNNNNNNNNNNNNNNNNNNNNNNNNNNNNNNNNNNNNNNNNNNNNNNNNNNNNNNNNNNNNNNNNNNNNNNNNNNNNNNNNNNNNNNNNNNNNNNNNNNNNNNNNNNNNNNNNNNNNNNNNNNNNNNNNNNNNNNNNNNNNNNNNNNNNNNNNNNNNNNNNNNNNNNNNNNNNNNNNNNNNNNNNNNNNNNNNNNNNNNNNNNNNNNNNNNNNNNNNNNNNNNNNNNNNNNNNNNNNNNNNNNNNNNNNNNNNNNNNNNNNNNNNNNNNNNNNNNNNNNNNNNNNNNNNNNNNNNNNNNNNNNNNNNNNNNNNNNNNNNNNNNNNNNNNNNNNNNNNNNNNNNNNNNNNNNNNNNNNNNNNNNNNNNNNNNNNNNNNNNNNNNNNNNNNNNNNNNNNNNNNNNNNNNNNNNNNNNNNNNNNNNNNNNNNNNNNNNNNNNNNNNNNNNNNNNNNNNNNNNNNNNNNNNNNNNNNNNNNNNNNNNNNNNNNNNNNNNNNNNNNNNNNNNNNNNNNNNNNNNNNNNNNNNNNNNNNNNNNNNNNNNNNNNNNNNNNNNNNNNNNNNNNNNNNNNNNNNNNNNNNNNNNNNNNNNNNNNNNNNNNNNNNNNNNNNNNNNNNNNNNNNNNNNNNNNNNNNNNNNNNNNNNNNNNNNNNNNNNNNNNNNNNNNNNNNNNNNNNNNNNNNNNNNNNNNNNNNNNNNNNNNNNNNNNNNNNNNNNNNNNNNNNNNNNNNNNNNNNNNNNNNNNNNNNNNNNNNNNNNNNNNNNNNNNNNNNNNNNNNNNNNNNNNNNNNNNNNNNNNNNNNNNNNNNNNNNNNNNNNNNNNNNNNNNNNNNNNNNNNNNNNNNNNNNNNNNNNNNNNNNNNNNNNNNNNNNNNNNNNNNNNNNNNNNNNNNNNNNNNNNNNNNNNNNNNNNNNNNNNNNNNNNNNNNNNNNNNNNNNNNNNNNNNNNNNNNNNNNNNNNNNNNNNNNNNNNNNNNNNNNNNNNNNNNNNNNNNNNNNNNNNNNNNNNNNNNNNNNNNNNNNNNNNNNNNNNNNNNNNNNNNNNNNNNNNNNNNNNNNNNNNNNNNNNNNNNNNNNNNNNNNNNNNNNNNNNNNNNNNNNNNNNNNNNNNNNNNNNNNNNNNNNNNNNNNNNNNNNNNNNNNNNNNNNNNNNNNNNNNagtctcttcaacaaatggtgttgggaaaattggacaggcacatgcagaagaatgaaaatggaccatttccttacaccacacacaaaaccagattccaaatggtggaaagacctcagtgtgagacaggagtccatcaaaatcctaaaggagaacacaggcagcaacctcttcgacctcagccacagcaacttcttcctagaaacatcacggaaggcaagggaagcaagaggaaaaatgaactattgggacttcaccaaaacaaaaagcttttgcacagcaaaggaaacagtcaacaaaaccaaaagacaaccgacagaatgggagaagatatttgcaaatgacatatcagataaagggctagtatccaaaatctataaagaacttctcaaactcaacacccaaagaacaaagaatccaatcaagaaatgggcagaagacatgaacagacatttttccaaagaagacatccaaatggccaacagacacatgaaaaagtgctcaacatcgctcagcatcagggaaatccaaatcaaaacctcaatgagataccacctcacaccagtcagaatggctaaaattaagaagtcaggaaacgacagatgttggcggggatgcggagaaaggggaaccctcctacactgttggtgcgaatgcaagctggtacagccactctagaaaacagtatggcgtttcctcaaaaagttgaaaatagagctaccatatgatccagcaattgcactacagggtacttaccccaaagatacaaatgtaaggatcagaacgggtacatgcaccccaatgtttctaggagcaatgtccacaatagccaaactgtggaaagagccaagatgtccatcgacagatgaatggataaagaagatgtggtgtatatacaatggaatattatgcagccatcaaaaggaatgaagtcttaccatttgcaacgatgtggatggaactggagggtattatgctgagcgaaataagtcaatcagagaaagacatgtatcatatgacctcactgatatgaggaattcttaatttcaggaaacaaactgagggttgctggattggtggggggtgggagggatggggtggctcaatgatggacattggggggggtatgtactatggtgagtgctgtgaattgtgcaagactgttgaatcacagacctttacctctgaaaaaataacacattatatgtttaaaaaaagaagaagatagtaggaagggaaaaatgaaggggggaaattggagggggagatgaaccatgagagactatggactctgagaaacaaactgagggttctagaggggagggggtggggaatgggttggtctggtgttgggtattaaagagggcatgtattgaatggagcacttggtgttatatgcaaacaatgaatcatggaacactacatcaaaaactaatgatgtaatgtatggtgattaacataacaataaaattttaagaaatatttaaaaaaaagaaatcaaagaggaaaaaacaaaaacaaaataccttgCGAAAAATGAAATGGATGCACCCTGGTTTAAAATCCTTGCAACTCAGTGAAAGAAGTTGTAAGAGGAAAGTTTCATGATACAAGCCTACTTCAAGATACAAGAGGAATCTCAATCTAACTTAAACCTCAAGAAactagggaaagaaaaagaaacaaagctgaaagttattagaaggaaataataaagtttagataTAAAGAGAGACTggcaaaaaaaataagaaactaagaGCTGGCACTTTGAAAAGATAACCAAAATAGATGACCTTCAGCTAtagtcatcaagaaaaaaagagagaggactccaaaaaagaaaatcaggaatgaaggagaagtaacaactgataccacagaaatacaaaggattatgaaaGACTACTATGTAAAATTAtaagccaacaaattggacaacctagaagaaatggaaaaattcctagaaataattttctaaaactgaatcaggaataaatagaaagttTGAACAGACTGATTGCTAGTcacaaaattgaatcagtaatcaaaaaattcccaaaaaacaaaattcaggatCAGATGACTTCATAGgtgattctaccaaacatttaaagaagagtcaatACCTATCCTtattaaactattccaaaaatagaaaagaattcttacaaattCATATTATGAAGCCAGTATTATCATAACAAaatcagacaaggacactacaaagaaaattacaaaccagtatctctgatgaacatagacacaaaaattctcaacaaaatattagcaaacttaaatcataatatattaaaaggatcattcaccataatTAGGTGGGACTTATTTCAGATATGAAAGTATGGTTCAATAGCTACAAATCAATATGATACAGCACATTAACAAACAATGGACAAAATGTatatggtcatctcaatagatgcagaagaagcatttgacataATTCAACAAACATAAACATACAAAACTACCTACACAaacataaaaactctcaaaaaatttGGTTTAATGGGAACATCCTTCAACATAAGAAAGTcaaactgagggcgcctgggtggctcagttggttaagcgactgccttcggctcaggtcatgatcccggggtcctgggatcgagtcccgcatcgggctccctgctctgcggggagcctgcttctccctctcccactccccctgcttgtgatccctctctcgctgtgtctctctctgtcaaataaataaataaaatctttaaaaaaaaaaaaaaaaagaaagtcaaactgagagctaacatcatagtcaattgtgaaaaactgaaaatttttcctATGAATAGTCAGATTTATAGATACAGAaattagaatggtggttgtcagaagTTAGAGGGACAGGGAATGGAAATTATTGTTTTGagagtatagagtttcagttttgtacaATGAAAAATTTGGAgaatgatagtggtgatggttggaCAATATCAATGTAATTAGTACCTCTGAACTATATACTTATCGATGATTAAGATAGCAAGTTATAATATGAATATACTAATTAGTACAATAAAAGTAAGAGGAAGACTTTTTTTCTGCCAAAAACTGATGCTTTAATTAAAGTTCACTGTGTGCACATAgcaaaaaaagtttacaaaagatggaaaaaatgaaagtaaggCATTGATGGTTATTTGGAATCCAGGGCGTTTTGGACTGGCAGTGAAATTTCACCTGTTAATAGCCAAGTATACATAGAAATCATCCTGTATACAGTAACTGTGGACATGAAGGATGTTGGCAAGGTTAGACTGATGTTGCCAATCTTCATATCAATATAACACCTTCTAGTTTTCTCATAGGAAATCATCCCTGGGATGTTTGGAAACCCATTGAAGACTTAGCCCAAGTCAAAGCCtacaagaataattttttaaaagattttatttatttatttgtgagagagagagagcacaagcagggggaggggcagagggagaagcagactccctgctgaggagggagccagatgtgggacttgatcccaggacccccagatcatgacctcagctgaaggcagacacttcaccacccaggcatcccacaagaATATTTTTAGAACTCTCTGGCAGAAGAATAATTCCTTGGGCATCCTTCCCTGCAGAAAGGCTCTTTCAGGGGTTTAGCCCCAAATCCTTGCCTGCTCATTCTGAAAACATGCTCAGTGGACTCTTAACAACCACATGCATTGATTCTTTAACTATATAAACCCAGCCTTGATATgttctcccttttctccattcttcacagagttttttctcttttggaatcCCAGAGTTTAACAATGcttgctcttgttttttttttttgttttgttttgtaattttaagaAACTTTACTACACAGAAAAAGGTGCAAATGAATATTTTTGGAACTATACTGGAAACACACTGGATGAGTTCTTAGGGCAaaaactttgttcctttttatctgTCCATTAATGTCATCCAAAGAAGTAAGTGATGTGGGAAGGGGGAAAGTATTACGGACAGAAGACTTACTGAGTGGCAAAGAAGACAATGtacaaagaaaaccaagaaatattTACCAAGACTGAATCTGGGAAACTTCTAGGAAGCTCTAAAATCCACATGCCCATGCTTCACCCAGACTAACTAAGCCATAATCTCTGAAGATAGAACCCAGTACCTGTATTTTCTAAAGCTTCCACTGATTCTCATGGGTGACCAAAGGGTATGGAATGGTCACCTGGGTCTTTGTAGGTATTCATTAGGACAAAGTTGTGAAttaatgttctgtattttgacaTATTACCATTTGTGTAGTGAAAATATCAGTGCAAAAACATCTGCCCAAGTTAACTCCTTAAGGAAACCCTAAGTGCTTATGTTGGGGGTTCTAACAGAGTAACAATCAGTACGCCTGATTGGaaggcattttgttatggcagaaAAAACATGTTGTCCTTAGACCAGAGTTCAAatgctggctctgccactgactaTGTACCTTTGGATGAGTAACTTAACTTCTCAATATCTGTGTTTACTTACATGCAAAATAAGGATTCTAGCCCTCATGGCAAAGTATGCGGGTATTAAAAGATGACAACTGAGCCTCTGCCCCTGACCATGTAGACCTCTCCCTTGCCTGGGAAGGTTGTTCATTTCAACCTTGGGTCCACCTTGGAAGAAAGGCCTAGTTTGCTATAGGGTGGGCAGGGATGCCTTCCTGGAATGCCCCATGAGCCCACTGAAGCCATTAGCAGGGTGGGAGATGTCACAGGACATTACTAACCCTCATGTCCTCCCTCCAGAGGCTGAAAACCTTCTCTTCACCATGTGGTCAATGTCACTTTTCTGGATCTTGTCTTTCTTTCCATAGAATACAACTGATGCAGTATGTCATCTATGGGATTGCGTCCTTTTTCTTCTTGTATGGGATCATTCTGTTAGCAGAAGGCTTCTATATCACAAATGCAGTGAAGGAGCTGCATGGCGAGTTTAAAACAAGTGCCTGTGGCAGATGCATCAGTGGAATGGTTAGTACAAATCTCTGTCTGACATACAGCCTCACCTCTGggtattttttttgtatttggtgAAAGGTATGAGAAAATCAAAGGTGGATGAAGAGTCCATGTCACAAATATTGTTCCTACCTATTTATAGTTGGGGATTAATATGATAAAGaccttcaacatagtattgataataaattaaaatctattgCTTATAGTATTAAACATTTCTCTTATCAATGTATGGGAAATAAGAATACTAAAAGTTCTTCATATTATCTCAATGCTATCCTTTGTCTTTGAATATTCATATTGAGCCTAAAGCTATACATGTACTATGATTACTTGTCATAACTGCTCTGGAAATATATACCAAATATGCACTGTATCAAGCACAAAGCTGGGAATTTTGCTCATTGCTAGTGGTGCAAAGATTAAAATACAGTCTTCTCAAAAAGCTTATAGGCTAAGATAGGGCAAATTGCAACCGGCAGGCCAAATCCAGGCCACTACCTGTTTTTGTATAGGTAAGAATGgttcttgcatttttaaatgtttagggGGAAATGTGATGATTCTTCtaaaacatgtgaaaattatacaaagtcaagttttagttttgttgtcaTATAGCACAGTATCAGGAGCTTGTATAGTTTCCCCATGTGGGCCTATGTTTTGATTGGTTCTCCTGGAGAAAGCATAGGTGTGCCTGGGGGTGCTTCTGAAAGAGTTCCTCTTAACCAACAGTCACTTTTGTCTGTTGAATCTGTTagattgtaattatttatataaaatatctgttctaaaaagttgaaaaaactGTTGCTCAGGGCAggcttcattcattttctcattggtCACTTGATCCTTAACACTGTGATTTTGTTGATACATTCAAGGGGATCATTCAACAGACCTATTCTGGAGCATATTAGGAAGACAGAAGTGACAGGGAGTGTTGTTGACAGCTAGAGGAACATGCTAAGGACAGGAAGTTGTATGAGGTGCAAAAGATAAATGAGCTTTGCCCACCACTGAcagcaaaataattttgtcaGCAGAATCCCTGGTACTCTATGGTCCATTATGGGAGGCTTCTACCTGGGAACACACTAAGAAGCATCTCTGAATGCTTAAGGGCGCCATGATAGGAATGGTCCGCAAGAGGACACTCTCCATGGGGCCCTGGCCTACCCTTTGGAACCCTGGCCATCACTGAAAGGCAAAGCTGACAGAGCAAGGAACTACCCAGtcctttttcaagtttttgtggTGTTACTGAAAAGAAcgtaaagttttcttttaaagagtatGAAAAAGAACACCTCGTTTGGAGTAATGTATCCAAAAGCACTGAGGACAAAGGGTGTGTGAAACTGATGAAACCtacttctttgaatattttcacaaatggaaatgtttttgaAAGTGTAAatgtccttggggcgcctgggtggctcagttggttaagcgactgccttcagctcaggtcacgatcctggagtcccaggatcgagtcccgcatcgggctccctgctcggcagggagtctgcttctccctatgaccttcctcgctctctgtctctcattctctctgtctcaaataaataaataaaatcttaaaaaaaaaaaaaaaaaaagaaagtgtaaatgtccttgaaataaaataaaaaatgtcgtGTTTCTAGAGTTTCCTGGGGTGACCAACAGGAAGTGGCCTGTCTGAGCCTGACACCAAATGGACCTCCCATGGTTCAAATACTGGgtcttctttatttctgtaagaaataaagcaaaaccaGGAAAAATCCAAACACTTGCCACACACTCTGAGGGCATATATTCTGGGAATATAAATACCATAACAGTTTATAGATCGTCTTTCAAGATTCTCTTAAAATTAGTAGTCAGGCAGAaggttataaataaaatgaagtgataTCATTCTGTTTTTCCTGAAATTGCCCATAGCAATGTATAGAAgaacaaaatgaagattttttcctAAGCCAGAACTTATAGACTTGTAGAACTGCTATGAATGCTAAGgttgaaagaaaactaaagagaaatgagATTTTTGTCACCTATAAATAGGcgacatttttttaatataataaaggctCGAGCATCCAATGCTTTTGCTAATTTCACAGGGCAATGAAACTAGCCAAGTTCCTTTTGAGAAAACTTCCTGAAGTACTTGTTATTGTACTATCCATATGTTGTGTAAAATAAAGGCAATTTTTGAGAAATAAGTTATAATTCAATTCTGTGACATAATTACCATGGTATATATGGCTGTGTACCTTTCTAATTCACTTTGCAAACTTGGAAAAGGGAGATCACCAAGTGGGGTCTCCTGGCTTTGTTCCTTGAGAGAGGGACCTGCACAAAGTCCCTGAGGTGGCTTTGGGCAGTCACATTCTCCATCGTGCAGCTCTAGAGAGCATGacggccctgccccagccctcgcttctcctctcccttgtcACTTTGCCTGTCTCTCTGGTGGCCCAGGTGGTGCTGGGAATGCATCCCACAGATTCAGTATCCATCCAGAGCTGTGTAATAATTTCCTCCCCAGGTGATGGGACACTGCCCGTGatgattctttctccttttcgGCTCAGTTTGTGTTCCTCACCTACGGGCTGGGAGTGGCCTGGCTGGGCGTGTTTGGTTTCTCCGCCGTTCCCATGTTTATGTTCTACAACATCTGGTCAACTTGTGAAGTCATCAAATCCCAGATcaatggtacagctgctgtggagcAGATCTGCGTGGATATCCGACAATACGGTACCTCCTTGTAATACCCCCAATGAACTTTTATCCTCTTATGCGTATGTCTACACCTTAGTTATTACGTGGGTATCTTTTTAATCACTGTGATCGGTTTCACAcgttcttctttaaaaaaaaaaaagagagagaaagtggaagaggggcagaggaagatggaaagagaaagaatctcaagccgactccatgcccagtgggagACCTACCTGGGGCTCAGTGTCACGATCCTGACATTATGACCCGAGCCACCAAAACTAATACTTAGACACAACGAACTGagacccaggcgccctggtttcaTACATTCTTCTACTGGAATTGTTTATAGTCTTTCTGTCAATATATCCCGTTTGAAGGATATTTGTACAAACAATTATTCTTGAAATCATTGTTTCACTGACAGTTTGGGGACTTGTCATTTCTCTTCTGAAACATAAAGAGTTACTTCTGGCTGATGGCAAAGAATGGAAGgatattcagattttatttttttaatctttcttccttATATGCTGAGAAAAGTGTAATTtgagctatttttaatttttaagtacacaTATATGCAGAAAACATATGCACTtacctttaaatttaaatggaaaagagaagCAGCAGCCTATGGACAATTGTTAAATACAGAGAGAACTCAGGGTTACCATGACAGACACATTATAGACTGTGCTTGGCCCATTCTCTGGGGTGAAggacagtgtttttctttttaaatatttacaattagaTTTTCAATCCAAAATTATTTCCAATATATTTACAATTAGACTTTCAATCCAAAATTATTTCCAACacattaaacataataaaatgtattataaaacacatgcaaaatacaaattcaaatttgtatttgtaattaCTCTGCCAAATTTCCATGAAAACTTTGTGAGTGTATACTCTCAATTTCAGTGCTTATCTCATGGGAGACTAAAAAGATCTTGTTGTGAGCACCTCTTTTTCAGTTGGAAGGCCAGAAACCAAGACATTTCTATAGAAATGTATTTGACCTAAATGTAATATAACATGTGATATAAAGAATACTTTTATTATAAGAGAGTCATACTAtagttatttatttgtgaaataattttatttcataaattcaCTGTAGGGAAATCCTAGTTTTGTAAATCAGTAAATATTCAGTGAACAAAGCAtaatttgtaaaaggaaaaaagtcaggGGAAAGGGTCATattgtttaaatttcttattcAACTATGCTCTTGCCCTGTTGTCCAGATGGagcttactttttatttcaaaaggtcTGGTCTGGGGAGGGCAGACATGTCAAGTGGTCAAGTGTTGTTGAAGAAAAGTGTACAACTGCACTGTAACTGGACCCTGAAGTGGTGAGGTCTAGTGACAGCATGGGGCACTGCAGTGTGTCCTAATAACTAACATTGTGTTGGGATTCACTTCACAGGTATCATTCCTTGGAATGCTTTTCCAGGAAAAATATGTGGCTCTGCTCTTGAGAACATCTGCAACACCAATGAGGTAAACACTTCTCCAGTCAGGGCCTGGACACGGTCACTTGGCAAAGCAGGCTGAGGAAAGAACTCTCTGAGGTAGAAAGAGCAGGAGATGGTGCAAATGCTAGTAAGGAAAGTCTATGTAGACTAAATTGTATGTAATCACTAATAGTAATTTTTGACCTAGCAAATGGCCATTTTATGTGGGCCAGCTATTCAGTAAAGATTCTTAGCAATCAGAAAGGTTCTTCTTTTGGCAATAACATGTACTGATACAAATTCTGCACATCTCAAAACACATGTAGCTTCTTCTCTTTCACTGCCAGCCACATATTTTTTTGAAAGTAGGACATTTGTCACagaataaatacaattttcttgAAAAGATTCCCCTGAATTTTTGCATAAACTAACTTTTTAAGTCAATTAtagttaattatttatatttccataGTGTTTTACTGGtatgtctgtttgtttttaattagatttaaaaCCTTTGTTTAAAATATCACAGCTCTAGAATATTTTTAGACATCAGCTTGTAAGTGTTTATAAAGGAAAAGTGGTAAAGGTACTAGTGAGAGTTTGCATATTTAAGAGAATCCTAGCATGCTTTTGGAAAGCAGTGAATCACTGAAATAACCAGCCACTGCCTCCATCTTTAGGCAGTTTGTATATCCAAATTAAGGCGTGTCTCAAAGCAGGGGCTCTCAAAGGTGGCTGCACACTGTAGTCATAGAAGAGAATTCTACTCATGACTGAGGTCCAGCCCCCAGACTGTCAGATTTAATTGGTGTAGGGTATAACCCAGACATCAGAAAGTTTTAGAAAACTCCTAGGTGATGCTTTTCTGCATTGAGTCAGGCTTGAGACAGAGACTTGAAAGGAGTGCACACTGGCATGCAGCCTGGCAGAAAGGAGCTCTTGAGGAGACAGAACGGGGGGACGCCCGTTCC
Coding sequences:
- the LOC110582150 gene encoding neuronal membrane glycoprotein M6-b-like, with amino-acid sequence MLARIQLMQYVIYGIASFFFLYGIILLAEGFYITNAVKELHGEFKTSACGRCISGMFVFLTYGLGVAWLGVFGFSAVPMFMFYNIWSTCEVIKSQINGTAAVEQICVDIRQYGIIPWNAFPGKICGSALENICNTNEFYMSYHLFIVACAGAGATVVALLIYMMATT